Genomic window (Ananas comosus cultivar F153 linkage group 16, ASM154086v1, whole genome shotgun sequence):
ttattttttttttttttcaaatatatccatgTTCTcctgttattcaaaaatatttctgTAGTTACCATTCGTTaagttaatttaaattaaatatgagttaaatatctatcagagtttaaaaaaaaataatttttttttcatgctttttGTAGAAACCAAACAACCTCTAAACCGGCACTTAAAGATACTAACCAACTGCTCGAAATAGTTGAGCTAATTTCATAAGCTGCTACTACGTTATTTGGTTGTTGTCATTACTGCAGTTCAAAAGTTGAAGTATATAATAAACTCCTAATATAATTAACCTTCTTTTAAATTGATGAATGTTTGTAAGTTCAAATATTTCGACAGCATCTTACTAgtgaataattattttgtcTAAGATTGCTTTATTAAGCTCTTTTGAAGCTTAGCACGTAATTCACGTGGTATGAGAACGGTAACATgcattttagaatatatatatatatatatatatatatatatatatatatatatatatatatatatatatatatgtatatgtagttAGCGTTTGATAGCTAAATGGAAGATAAAATTATTCACTAGCTCAAAATGGTACTTTTACAAAAGCTCCACAAACTAAATtaagcaacataagcattatcTGATCGTGTTCATCTCAATTTCTCTCACACAAAACTTACCGTCTTACCAAATTAAGAGTAATTAAAACTGTTATATACGTGGTANtatatatatatatatatatatatatatatatacatcaattCAAGGCCCGTTTGTAGCTCTTAATTTAATTTAGGCTTTTATTTGTCTACAACAAAAGTGGGTGCAGGTAACATCTAAGATGGGCCGTATCAAAATGGGTTGGGCCGTAAACCGTGAGGATGTCTTTAGGGATAGGAAAGGCTAGAGGCTGTTTGGAAGCGGAAAGTCAGAAAGCAAGAAAATTATGAGCTTCGTGACATTTTAAACTTAAGGCCTAATCTACTTTGTGCCTAAACACGCTAGGATTACAAGATTTTTGAAATAAGcacagaaaaaacaaaaaacaaaaaacaactctctaattttttttttttgaaaatttgaattattattagaaatgatattttaatcATTCACACTCTATTATGGGTTTTTTAGACAATTATATTAGGCAACTTTGGTCGGCATGTCTTTCCAGGGGAGGAACTATTGGCTGCACTTTCTGGCCTACTTGGTTAGGCATGCCGGCTGGCTTTCCGCAAGACCCGGAATCGATTCCTTGCCAGGGCTTTCACTGCCAacagatttcttcttcttcttcttcaaacccAAAACAAATTCCAACAAGTGTgatttcttcctcttcttctccttcttcaaatccaaaaaaaaaaactaacaagTGCGAggctctctttctttttttttttaatgaaaaactaaatttttattacaaaaaaaagcgCAAGAAGTCGTATAAAACAAGATACCAAAGTATAGGCGTTCAGAGCAAAGTTCAAAAGAAAATACATCTTTTGTCGgtggcaaagtaaaaaaaaaagtctatatCCTTATCTAATATGTGAAATAATTTTGGATGTCGATTTGCATTAGTAAATAACTAAAGAAGATTGAGGCAAATTAGTTCTGCTAGCCAGCTAATCGGCTACCATATTTGCCTCCCTTTTAATAAAAGAAACTTGGGTAGCAGGAAACTTCTTCGTGGTGCTAGATATGCCAAGCACAAGAGCTCTCGGAGGCCATGGAGGTGATTGGACTCGTTGCAGACACTGCataaaaagaaatgaattatTTTCCAAACACACTCATCAAATTCCATGTTGATGCGCCTCCTCAATAGCTTTCTTTATTGCTTTTGCCTCAATCCGTCTACGAGATTCTATTTAAAATTGTGCAGAtgtgaaaaaatttatttattttcgcaTGTAATATAATGATCTACGTATCACAATTagttggttattattattattattattattctttttaacaGTCtcatagaaaaacaaaaaacttatatttctgcttatttttgctctaattttattttatatactaGCGATAGATAGACTTTAATATCAAACGGAgtcctaaaaatatataaaacatttaATTTGAGAGCACTTGTTGCAGTAAACTGACGCGGCTCGTGAATGACTAGGGAGTAGTACTTAATTTCTCTGCTCAAACCAGGCTGGTTCCATTCGAGTTACAAGTAAAGAATATTCCAAAcggtaaaaaaatattctatttgttttcacaaaatcataatatatatattatatagattcCACTGATTTGACTAATATGTAATTATTTTAACgatcataataaaaaataaaaataatattaggcGACTTTTAATATCAAACCAGACCTAAAATGTACTTCCGTGTCtgtttaaaagtaaaataacaCCTACCACGACTAGATTCTTCTTCATGTGTTTTAAacgtttttgaaaaaaaagagtgaaCGGAGGTAGCACCCATCATATTGCAAATTTGccatcactatatatatatatatatatatatatagagttcggctactatactatcgatagtaccaaggacttggtactattgagttttctaccgttagatctaccctttgatcatttccacccgttagattatactattaaaccaaccacccactcaacccgaggggaccactatcaatttaactgggaactactatcattctaaccgcacatcttttcattcaacggccgaaaactcaatagtactaagggcttagtactattgatagtatagtagcatatatatatatatatatatatagagtagggctactgtgctattaggagcacagcagcccttatgcttctaagttcttaaccgcccatcaagtttgatgggtggttagggtgaaagagaaaagagaaattgaagagaaattgggtttctcaatttctcttctctttgaatttatcttcaatttctcttctctcttttaccctaaccacccatcaaatttgatgggcggttaaNNNNNNNNNNNNNNNNNNNNNNtgctcctaatagcacagtagtcctactctctctctctctctctctctctctctatatatatatatatatatatatatatatatttgagagataggtagcacgctacccacttcgtttatttcatttagaaataaacttagctggaaatgtgaatcaactagaattcgaccttaagtctcggataccaaccaccaaactttttaccacttgctctggGGACGGCCGGTTGCAATCACTATTTTGAGCACCAGTTTCTGACACGAATGGATTTATTAGCTGTCGAAGAATCACGCATTCTGTTTTAAGCGTTTAAATGAAGCAGCGAATTCAAATATTCTCGATTTTAGGTAATTTTGCCtcatacattttttaaaaaaaacatgtcCAGTTTATGGATAGATATGGGTCACATCCTTTTTAAGTCAAGAAGCCCAAATTCATTGAATTGTGTGTGCTACATGCCTAAATCAATgtccaattttgaatttttggctaaattatatatacatttgaTTCTCAGGTTCGGCAAAGaatgatatttataatttattgtaaGTTCCAACTCGAACTTTTTTAAATTGTTGAAATTAAGTCCCACAATACAATTTATTTAactagatgatgatgatgtgtTAGTGACATTCCGCTATTCAAATAACTAAGTCATACCATGGGATCTAATtgaaacaatttaaaaatttcgagccgaaaattataataagttaaaatttcaGAATCAAAATATCACACATCTCATATCCTACATCCTTCCACAAATTCCACCACTTCTTAGGTATTCATATGTTCCTAGATTGCATTGATGGATATATAACCTCTTTCCAAGTCTCGAGCTCGTCTAACAACGATTAGGGAATCTGAagattgatttttaaaaatcacgTTGTTTCTTTCCCCCCAAATCATCCACCAATAGCCTCCAAGAAAAcaccatttcttttttctttttttttttttatcttttggtaTATGCAGTTGAGATTATTATTCAACCATCTTAGTGTTGATGTAtaacctcttttttttatatacatggAGTTGAGATTATTAATCAAACCATCTTAATGTAGATGTATAATCTTTAATAAGGAAAcaccaagttttttttttaaagatatacggagttaaaattattattcaaaccATCTTAGCTTAGGTGCAGCATGAATGTTTGTTTTGTTTCTGGTTGGGGTGTGGGGCGGCTGTCGTTATTCTCAGCACGCCATTCCCTGtccaaagagcaaaaaaaacttattattaGCGTGGAGATATGGGACaagattaataaatatattgaatcGAATTGGAATCTCTCTCACACTTGTCATGTTCCTGTCCCCTTTTTTAACCACAATACCCTCTCCTTTCAAATAAGCATAACaataatagtgaaaaaaaaaaaccccaaagaaaaaataataataacaataataataaaatgacaATAAAAAGCCCAGAAGAGTGTTTCCTCTTCTCTCCCACTCAATCACTGTGTCTCCAAGGTCACATTTTGAGGCTTTGGATTTGTGGTATCGCCTCTTGTGAAAACCAGGGGGGTTTTTTTTGCAGATAAGGCCCTGAGGTTTTAAAGATTCAGGAATTCAAGGAGCTTACACTAGAGTGGGAGGTTAAgaacaaataaagaaagaaagaaagaaagaaaaagagtggAGGCTTTTTCTCTGTTCCCTAACAGAGCCTTTTGCTTTTGGGTTCATTGTTTCTTCTGTTGCGACTTGTGaggtgagagagttgagagttGAGAGTTGAGAGTGAGAGTCCTCTCCTTTGTTGGTTCCAGCTCTTCTTCTCATTGctgttccttttcttttcttttcttttcttttttcatttttggtgAGGATTAATCCTATTCTACAAAGTCTATATGGTGTTTTATGATACAAATGTTTAGTCAGAGTCTGAATTTTTGAaagcttttttcttctttttcttttttttttttggtcgttttttttttttttttttttttttagactttttttctttttttttttttttttttctggcatTTACATTCAACTAGATTTTGCCATTGACATGTGTAgttctttttcctttccatTTATCACTATTGGGAAGTAACATATAAtcacatataataataatcactGTATGTTATCATATCTAACAACatgtgttgtttttttttttcagttacaTCTTAGGAGAAGTGGTATGGAGGAAGGAGTGTTtaaaagaagaggaggagatcaTTGTCCTCAGTTGCTTGATCTGATCCCAAATGATCCATTATGGAGGGTGAGAGatgatggaggaggaggaaggtgCAAATTTGCAGCTTTAGGAGGGAAAGATCTAGAATTAAAACTTGGTCCtcctggaggaggaggaggagcaaaaGTAACTGGCTATTTCTCTAAGCATTCCACCAACACCACAGCTCTTTGCTCTGGAGCAAAAAGGGGGTTCCCATACACAGCTGGGATTAAACAAGAAGGTAACTTTAATGTGAAAAAGTAccccaaaaagaagagagacagagagaggtTTTAAGTGGTTTGATTTTTCTTTAATCTCTTCTTAATGTTTATTCTTGTGttaatgtttttttaaaaataaaaaaaaacagggCAGCAGCAGGCTGGGGAAGCAGCTGCAGCCAACAGCAGTTCCCAGACAAGGTAATTAAAAGCCCCAGGCAATCATTGCTCCAACCTTggaattttgcatttttgtcCTACTATTGTTTGCTATTTAGTGTTTCACTGCCTGGGTTCATTAAATGCAAAATCTAAATCTGTACATTTTGGTTGGAAATTTTACTACTAGTTTTTTAATGCACTGTCAACCTTTAACCCGGTGATTTCTGATGAGGgacaaattttcttattttcagtACTTTGCACAAGAATATACTGTTTCTTAAACTTCTTCTTGTTGAAGAGGAAAAATTGTTGCTCAGAGTCTGCTTTTATTTACTGCCTATAATTATTGCTTTCTCAAAATCAACTCATACTGGAATTATCAGTCTAAACTTTTTGGTCACCGTTATCGATTATATCGATTCTCAAAATTTTGGACAACATAATGTCGGAACTAATTCTACACATTTACTGAAATAAGAACTAATTCTAAACCTCTCCTTAGTTTTGTGAGATCACGCCGCACAAGTGTAGTGGGTTACATATCTACACCTGTCCACATATTCTAAACCTTTTCTTATCCTAAAAACAActaagcttttttttctttctcaatcTTGCAGTAGTTAGTGATTTAATTAGCAGTTTGTAATTACCAGATCTgagtattattattttgtatcttttGCATGGGTAAAAGAAGCAGAACTGCTTCTGCACCAGTTGTTGGTTGGCCGCCGATTCGATCCTTCAGAAAAAATCTCACGAGTAGCTCATCAAAGCCAACTCTAGAACCGCAAACCTTCGAAGCGGAAGCAAAACAAAAGCTTAATTGCAGTAACGGTTTGTTTGTTAAGATCAACATGGATGGGGTCCCCATTGGAAGGAAGGTAGATCTCAAGGCCTATGACAACTATGAAAAGCTCTCTTTAGCTGTCGAAGAGCTTTTTCGCGGCCTTCTCGAAGGTAAGCTCTTTTTTAGCATCAATGATAGAGGCTTTTAAGATGATTTATGGTTGTTTTGATAGTTCTCAATTCATAATATGTAGCTCAAAAGGATCCTTCTACTGCTGAAAGCAAGAAAcatggaaaagaagaagaacagaTGTTTTCAGGTTTGATAGATGGGACTGGTGAATACACACTAGTTTATGAGGACAATGAAGGGGATAAAGTACTCGTTGGCGATGTGCCGTGGGAGTAAGTATTTCATGTTACGGCAATTTTTTCATTTGTCTACATATGTAATTTCATATCTTTAGGAAGAAGCGGGCGGAATAAAAGAGCTATTAGGCAAGAGTATTTAGAAATAGTCTTAACCTTTAAGTAGTTGTTCTTATAACTTGAATTTAAGACCATGTGATTCAACTAATGACTTTTACAACTATAAGTCAGGGGAGCAGTTTAgccaaaaattaataagatttgCTTATTTTAAGCCGACAAAAGCCGCAAAACTTAAAGGTGGAGTAGGCATGGAAAATTTAACAAAGGAAAGGTCAAATTTGCTGATGTGCATAGGTACTGCAATAGCTTTTCAAGAGGATTAGTGAAACATTTCATGAAATCCTTGCCATCTCAACATTGCATTTACTTTTCAAGATTTGAATCCGGGATGCTTATGGTTTATGTACATACAGCTATAGagtattttctttcttctcttttttttttaaaaaaaaattgtgatttaTGAGTAATGTTGCGTATGGTCTTTAATATGTTCTTTTCTCGCTTTTGACAATTACAGCATGTTTGTTTCGACCGTTAAGAGGCTAAGGGTGCTGAAGAGTTCTAAGGTTTCTTTGCTGTCGGTAAGTAGTGCTCAGAAATGTATTCGACCCTACATTATTATTGACTACGAAAATAATATGCTTAACCCATATGTTTACCTAATCTTGCTCTTTTCAGTACATAATTGCTAGTTATCATTTAAGTTATTCCaatgtgatatatatatgtattcaagATGATTTTAAAAAGATTGGTTGTGTTTTTAACTTGGACTAACTGCAATTATTTTCCTCAGTTGAGAACAGTTTGCAGGAGAAGCTGAATAACAACAGAGTGATTATGTTGAAAGACATAGCATGAGGATTCAACAACCTGGTTTGGAGAGAATTAATGTGTGAGAGTTTGAATCTCTCACTCTTTGAAGTTTTAATGGcattctctcctctttttttttactttttttccttcCACTGTTTGTAGAGAGAAACTTACTAATGTAATACAAATTACCAGCAATCTAATTGCAAGTTATTTAGTGGTTAAGTTCATTTGTGAATTagcattattatatttttgtaatagCTTTGAGTTGATTAGTTATATAAGTTGGCTTTTCCCTGTTGTTGAGCTTCTGCACTTTGATTAGAAATCCAAATGGATTAGTTGAGTCCCTGAAAAACAGAGTCTAATTTAGAAATCTGCCAAGGAACATATTGGAAAACAAATTTACAAGTGttcttttgattattattattttctaattgaCATGAAAGGTAATTAATTACATGAGGTGGAGTTAGCTAAACTGAGAGGGTACAGAGACTAGCTGATTCAGTTCATAGATGCAATGATACATCAGGCCCTTGGACtaatttcttctttctccatctcaaattctcaaaccaatagttttattttattttattttcttttctttagttTGTTTGACCAACCTAATAGTTTCTTTGAGTTGTCTTTTAAAACCAAGTTGGTATATTGCCTCTTTTGATTGTTCCACTTGCCTAACCTGGACCCAAACCTACAGGCAATGCTAACCTGTTACCAAAATGCCAAATATAGAAATGACTCTAAAAGCTGAAAATGGTGCTGAGACCGATGTAATTACAATCTACAAGTCAAATTTAGTGGTagtaaaattattaagtttgtAGTCAAACACAACATACTGATCCGCAGACTTCAATTTCctgagaaaaaaatttctttctgaTAGGTTCCAAATCATTTTACATAGAAAGATCtaaattggaa
Coding sequences:
- the LOC109722058 gene encoding auxin-responsive protein IAA6-like isoform X1, translated to MEEGVFKRRGGDHCPQLLDLIPNDPLWRVRDDGGGGRCKFAALGGKDLELKLGPPGGGGGAKVTGYFSKHSTNTTALCSGAKRGFPYTAGIKQEGQQQAGEAAAANSSSQTRSRTASAPVVGWPPIRSFRKNLTSSSSKPTLEPQTFEAEAKQKLNCSNGLFVKINMDGVPIGRKVDLKAYDNYEKLSLAVEELFRGLLEAQKDPSTAESKKHGKEEEQMFSGLIDGTGEYTLVYEDNEGDKVLVGDVPWDMFVSTVKRLRVLKSSKVSLLSLRTVCRRS
- the LOC109722058 gene encoding auxin-responsive protein IAA6-like isoform X2, with the translated sequence MEEGVFKRRGGDHCPQLLDLIPNDPLWRVRDDGGGGRCKFAALGGKDLELKLGPPGGGGGAKVTGYFSKHSTNTTALCSGAKRGFPYTAGIKQEGQQQAGEAAAANSSSQTRTASAPVVGWPPIRSFRKNLTSSSSKPTLEPQTFEAEAKQKLNCSNGLFVKINMDGVPIGRKVDLKAYDNYEKLSLAVEELFRGLLEAQKDPSTAESKKHGKEEEQMFSGLIDGTGEYTLVYEDNEGDKVLVGDVPWDMFVSTVKRLRVLKSSKVSLLSLRTVCRRS